A single window of Psychrobacter raelei DNA harbors:
- a CDS encoding CHAP domain-containing protein, whose protein sequence is MKKSLIILSLMGLSATQVNATVQQTFEPSASSSLASVNNTPIKRVSVYSNISGNSASIGQIESLSSQASQKSDELAQLARQLESKYSATTFATTANSPIRSAARIDSSAPPALAAARAARAAHSRTQGLCARYVRQALQAAGYSFTPNASAYQYATRGTLAEAGFVKISNDAPPQVGDVVVYNRSSKHPHGHIQIFDGNTWVSDFIQPRKNPYSDAYSYTTWRDARYTNDASNEGIYLAMD, encoded by the coding sequence ATGAAAAAGTCACTTATTATTTTGTCGTTAATGGGGCTAAGTGCCACACAAGTAAATGCCACGGTTCAACAGACTTTTGAACCATCTGCAAGCTCTTCATTAGCTTCAGTTAATAATACACCTATCAAGAGAGTCTCAGTTTACTCAAACATTAGTGGAAATAGTGCAAGTATCGGTCAGATTGAATCTTTATCCAGTCAAGCAAGTCAAAAGAGCGATGAGTTAGCTCAGCTTGCTAGACAGTTAGAAAGTAAGTATTCAGCGACCACATTTGCCACCACAGCCAATAGTCCTATTCGCTCAGCAGCTCGTATCGATAGTTCAGCACCACCCGCGCTAGCCGCAGCCCGTGCAGCCCGTGCCGCTCATTCAAGAACTCAAGGTTTATGTGCTCGCTACGTACGTCAAGCATTACAAGCTGCAGGTTATAGCTTCACCCCCAATGCCTCAGCTTATCAATACGCCACTCGTGGCACTCTAGCAGAAGCTGGCTTCGTTAAAATCAGCAATGACGCGCCACCACAAGTCGGTGACGTAGTGGTGTACAACCGCTCATCTAAGCACCCACATGGCCACATTCAAATTTTTGATGGTAACACTTGGGTATCAGATTTTATTCAGCCTAGAAAAAACCCTTATAGCGACGCCTATTCATATACCACATGGCGCGATGCCCGTTATACAAACGATGCATCAAACGAAGGTATCTACTTAGCAATGGATTAA
- a CDS encoding transposase encodes MKTLKLRIKDKHANQLNKLAGSVNYAWNYVNALSFEHLRRTGKYFWAYDLSQYTKGSGEYLGLHSQTLQAINETHAKSRKQFKKAKLNWRTNRPDAKRKSLGWIPFKKSAIKHLTTRQSGKKALKSTIQLSLSKGQKLIIDIFDSYNLSLYQINTLEIVQDSRNRWYACITVKDFPKQVSGKGSVGIDLGLKESATTSNGDKLIIKQTQKWAKKLAIAQRAKNKKRVKAIHAKIKNTRLDLIHKFTTRLVQSNALIVVGDVKSRSFTNSMTNLAKSTYDAGWFELKRQLEYKCKHAGCQFEMVNESYTTQTCSCCRQISDSSPKGRAGLGIRGWRCAECGTWHDRDINAAKNILAVGLDRLAVAIPSV; translated from the coding sequence ATGAAAACACTCAAGCTACGCATCAAAGACAAACATGCAAACCAGCTAAACAAACTAGCTGGGAGTGTTAACTATGCGTGGAACTATGTTAATGCGTTAAGCTTTGAGCATTTAAGACGCACAGGTAAGTACTTTTGGGCCTATGATTTAAGCCAATACACCAAAGGCAGTGGTGAGTATTTAGGCTTGCACTCGCAAACTCTGCAAGCCATTAACGAGACTCATGCCAAATCTCGTAAGCAGTTTAAAAAAGCCAAACTCAATTGGCGAACCAACCGACCCGATGCCAAACGCAAAAGCCTAGGCTGGATACCCTTTAAGAAATCAGCCATCAAACACCTTACCACAAGGCAAAGCGGTAAAAAAGCACTGAAATCAACCATTCAATTATCGTTATCTAAAGGTCAAAAGCTCATCATTGATATATTTGATAGCTACAACCTAAGTCTATATCAAATCAATACGCTTGAGATAGTGCAAGACAGTCGTAATCGTTGGTATGCCTGTATTACCGTCAAAGACTTTCCTAAGCAAGTGAGTGGTAAGGGTAGCGTTGGTATTGATTTAGGCTTAAAAGAGTCTGCTACCACATCAAATGGTGACAAGCTAATTATTAAGCAGACCCAAAAATGGGCTAAAAAGCTTGCCATCGCTCAACGTGCTAAGAATAAAAAGCGTGTCAAAGCAATTCATGCCAAAATTAAAAATACGAGATTAGACTTAATTCATAAATTCACCACAAGGCTTGTGCAGAGCAATGCCTTGATTGTGGTTGGTGATGTTAAATCACGCTCATTTACCAATTCGATGACCAACCTAGCTAAATCGACATACGATGCAGGATGGTTTGAACTCAAACGACAACTGGAATACAAATGCAAGCATGCAGGTTGTCAGTTTGAGATGGTAAATGAGAGTTACACTACCCAGACCTGCTCGTGCTGCCGCCAAATAAGTGACAGTAGTCCGAAAGGTAGAGCAGGTCTTGGAATAAGAGGATGGAGGTGTGCTGAGTGTGGCACATGGCATGATAGAGATATCAATGCTGCTAAGAACATCCTTGCGGTCGGGCTTGACCGTCTAGCTGTAGCAATCCCCTCGGTTTAG
- a CDS encoding DciA family protein: protein MQNPLKPNHLANRIDHQKSAASALPRFLRDKCSELNKITQEIKVLFDSGLPQEILDTLWVVKFEEGHLVLSVQSQTAANHLRYQSNNLIHILKEQSLTFSVLKNIDVIVTYPASINHLNENYDHSKPHSNQSNLIANKGSSHVNHGLTETTRRTITHTLEHVIKDERLKNSLKRLAKPN from the coding sequence ATGCAAAACCCATTAAAACCCAATCACTTAGCAAATCGCATTGATCATCAAAAGTCTGCAGCGTCTGCCTTGCCGCGCTTTTTACGAGATAAATGCTCTGAGCTGAACAAAATAACTCAAGAGATTAAGGTATTATTTGACTCTGGCCTCCCCCAAGAGATATTAGACACTCTGTGGGTGGTTAAATTCGAAGAGGGGCACTTGGTGCTCTCTGTACAGTCTCAAACTGCAGCAAATCATCTTCGATACCAGTCAAACAACCTAATTCATATACTTAAAGAACAATCTCTTACATTCAGCGTACTAAAGAATATAGATGTAATCGTTACTTACCCTGCTTCAATTAATCATTTAAATGAAAATTATGATCACTCAAAACCGCATTCAAATCAATCGAACTTAATTGCTAATAAGGGCTCAAGCCACGTTAATCATGGCCTGACCGAAACAACGAGAAGAACTATAACACACACTTTAGAGCATGTCATTAAAGACGAGCGCCTCAAAAACTCTCTAAAGCGTCTCGCAAAACCTAACTAA
- the rlmE gene encoding 23S rRNA (uridine(2552)-2'-O)-methyltransferase RlmE: protein MATRITNKGLSKSSKAWMKEHLDDHYVQLAQKEGYRARAAYKLLEINEKTNLIKKGMTVVDLGSAPGSWSQVAGRLVGDEGILIASDILPMDALENVTFIQGDFREEAVFDRLMSEVGDRQVDVVLSDMAPNTSGHTAVDQPRMIYLCELAVDFALRVLPKGGSLVMKVFQGEGEQQLRQQLQSQFSKVRTIKPAASRPRSKEVFWVATK, encoded by the coding sequence TTGGCGACACGTATTACCAATAAAGGCCTATCAAAAAGCAGTAAGGCTTGGATGAAAGAGCATTTGGATGACCATTATGTGCAATTGGCGCAAAAAGAGGGTTACCGCGCTCGCGCTGCCTATAAACTATTGGAAATCAACGAAAAAACCAATCTCATTAAAAAAGGGATGACGGTGGTTGATTTGGGCAGTGCCCCTGGCAGCTGGTCACAGGTGGCAGGCAGACTGGTAGGGGATGAGGGCATACTCATCGCTTCAGACATCTTACCGATGGATGCCTTAGAGAATGTCACCTTTATTCAAGGTGACTTCAGAGAGGAGGCCGTGTTTGATCGCTTGATGAGTGAAGTGGGTGACAGACAGGTAGATGTGGTGTTATCTGATATGGCACCCAATACGTCAGGGCATACCGCCGTAGATCAGCCACGTATGATTTATCTGTGTGAGCTGGCAGTAGACTTTGCTTTGCGCGTACTGCCAAAAGGTGGGTCGTTGGTAATGAAGGTATTCCAAGGCGAGGGTGAGCAGCAATTACGCCAGCAGCTACAGTCTCAGTTTTCAAAAGTTCGCACCATTAAGCCTGCCGCTTCTCGTCCGCGCTCAAAAGAGGTGTTTTGGGTAGCTACCAAATAA
- the ftsH gene encoding ATP-dependent zinc metalloprotease FtsH — translation MVKNTLLWLVVIGVLVLVFSNFDSSNEPDTLNYSEFVTQVTEDQIKSVKIDGEQITGEKVNGSEFETVLPAVADAELMPTLREHKVEVQGAAPERQSIMMQLLIASFPVLLIIGIFLFFMRNMQGGAGGKAGGPMSFGKSKAKMLGEDQIKVTFNDVAGAEEAKEEVVEVVDFLKDPDKFTKLGATIPRGILMVGPPGTGKTLLAKAIAGEAKVPFFSISGSDFVEMFVGVGASRVRDMFEQAKKNAPCIIFIDEIDAVGRSRGTGMGGGNDEREQTLNQLLVEMDGFEGNDGIIVIAATNRADVLDKALLRPGRFDRQVHVGLPDIKGREEILKVHLRKLPATIGVDVNALARGTPGFSGAQIANLVNEAALFAARRNKTSVDMNDFEDAKDKLFMGPERKSMVLREEERRATAYHEAGHALVAEMLPGTDPVHKVTIMPRGWALGVTWQLPEFDQTSLDKSKMLNDIAILFGGRIAEEVFVNQKTTGASNDFERATKMARAMVTKYGMSDALGVMVYEDDDASQGYFGGGARAISEATQQKVDEEIRRILEEQYAIAREIIEANKDKMHAMVEALMNWETIDRDQLQDILAGNEPRAPRNYQEKDVTPKKEVSSSGPTPPPLPAM, via the coding sequence ATGGTAAAAAATACCTTATTGTGGCTAGTTGTTATCGGCGTATTAGTGCTGGTATTTAGCAACTTTGATAGCAGTAATGAGCCTGATACGCTCAATTACTCTGAGTTTGTAACTCAAGTCACTGAGGACCAAATAAAAAGCGTCAAGATCGACGGTGAACAAATCACTGGCGAAAAAGTCAACGGCTCGGAGTTCGAGACCGTTCTTCCTGCAGTGGCGGACGCAGAGTTAATGCCTACGTTGCGTGAGCATAAGGTTGAGGTGCAAGGGGCAGCCCCCGAGCGTCAAAGCATTATGATGCAGTTATTAATTGCAAGCTTCCCTGTTCTGCTAATTATCGGTATCTTCTTGTTCTTCATGCGTAATATGCAAGGCGGCGCTGGCGGTAAAGCCGGTGGCCCCATGAGCTTTGGTAAATCTAAAGCCAAAATGCTGGGTGAAGACCAAATTAAAGTGACCTTTAATGATGTGGCCGGTGCAGAAGAAGCCAAAGAAGAAGTGGTCGAAGTGGTCGATTTCTTAAAAGACCCTGACAAATTCACCAAATTGGGTGCTACCATTCCTCGTGGTATCTTAATGGTGGGCCCACCAGGTACGGGTAAAACCTTACTTGCTAAAGCCATTGCCGGTGAAGCCAAAGTACCTTTTTTCTCAATCTCAGGTTCTGACTTTGTTGAAATGTTCGTTGGTGTGGGCGCATCACGTGTGCGTGATATGTTTGAGCAAGCCAAAAAGAATGCGCCTTGTATTATCTTTATCGATGAGATTGATGCCGTAGGCCGTAGCCGTGGCACAGGCATGGGTGGGGGTAATGATGAGCGCGAGCAGACCCTAAACCAGCTACTGGTAGAAATGGATGGTTTTGAAGGTAATGACGGTATTATCGTTATTGCTGCCACCAACCGCGCTGATGTACTTGATAAAGCCTTATTACGCCCAGGTCGTTTTGACCGTCAGGTGCATGTGGGCTTACCAGACATCAAAGGCCGTGAAGAGATTTTAAAGGTGCATTTACGCAAACTGCCAGCAACCATTGGTGTAGATGTGAATGCTCTTGCTCGTGGTACGCCAGGTTTTAGTGGTGCGCAGATTGCAAACTTAGTGAATGAAGCTGCTTTATTTGCTGCTCGTCGTAATAAGACCAGTGTCGATATGAACGACTTTGAGGATGCCAAAGACAAGCTATTTATGGGTCCTGAGCGTAAGTCTATGGTGCTGCGTGAAGAAGAACGTCGTGCGACCGCCTATCACGAAGCTGGCCATGCTCTAGTCGCTGAGATGCTACCAGGCACCGATCCTGTGCATAAGGTTACCATCATGCCGCGTGGTTGGGCACTGGGTGTGACTTGGCAGCTGCCTGAGTTTGATCAGACCAGCTTAGATAAGTCAAAGATGTTGAATGATATTGCGATTTTATTTGGCGGGCGTATTGCAGAAGAGGTCTTTGTTAATCAAAAGACCACAGGCGCATCAAACGACTTTGAACGTGCGACTAAAATGGCGCGCGCTATGGTGACTAAGTATGGCATGTCAGATGCATTGGGGGTGATGGTTTATGAAGATGATGATGCCTCTCAAGGTTATTTCGGCGGTGGTGCCCGTGCTATTTCTGAAGCTACACAGCAAAAAGTGGATGAAGAGATCCGTCGTATTTTAGAGGAACAGTACGCCATCGCTCGTGAGATTATCGAAGCCAATAAAGATAAGATGCATGCTATGGTTGAAGCGCTGATGAATTGGGAAACTATTGATAGAGATCAATTGCAAGATATCTTGGCAGGTAATGAGCCACGTGCACCTCGCAATTATCAAGAAAAAGATGTTACCCCAAAAAAGGAAGTCAGCTCTTCAGGTCCAACACCGCCACCTTTACCTGCAATGTAG
- a CDS encoding YhbY family RNA-binding protein: MSTAKNTRKTLDSTEVRRLKGIGHELKPVVTIGNKGLTESVLEELERALNDHELIKIKTPPGTKEERDAFSDDLAAKTGAQLIHSIGRMALLLRRNPNANPKLSNLSRYSD, translated from the coding sequence ATGAGCACTGCAAAAAACACACGCAAAACCCTAGATAGCACTGAAGTTCGCCGCCTAAAAGGCATTGGTCATGAGCTTAAGCCCGTGGTCACTATCGGTAACAAAGGCTTAACCGAATCAGTGCTAGAAGAATTAGAGCGTGCCTTAAACGATCATGAACTGATCAAAATCAAAACCCCACCAGGCACCAAAGAAGAACGTGACGCTTTTAGTGATGACTTAGCCGCCAAAACTGGCGCTCAGCTTATCCACAGCATCGGCCGTATGGCGCTATTACTTCGTCGTAACCCCAATGCCAATCCTAAGCTGTCAAATCTAAGCCGCTACAGCGACTAG